From the genome of Gemmatimonadales bacterium:
GCGCTTGGGCCCAAGGCCGGTGGCGAGGCGCCGTTCGATGAGGTCGCTGCCGCCAATCGCATCTTGACCGAGTATGGCGAGGCCGGGGGTAGCTCGTTCCGTGAGCTGGATGTCGGTCGGATAGTCGCCGTGCGGCTCCTCCAGCGGGCGGCGGAGGCCAAGCGTGCCTGACGCGGCGAAGTACGTCTACTGCATCGCCGACCTCGGCCCGCAGCGCAGCTTCGGGCCGCTGGGGATCGGCGCTCGGGGCGATGAGGTCACCGCCATCCCCTATCGCGACATCGCCGCGGTGGTGAGCGATTCTCCCCGCATGCGCTACCGGGTGAACTATGAAAACTCGGCCGCCCACGAGCTGGCGATCGAGGCGGTCTTCGCGCATCACACGGTGTTGCCGGTGCGGTTCGGCACCCTCGCCGAGGACGACGACGACGTGCGCGCCATGTTGGAGCTGGAGTACGGCGAGTACCGGGCTCTCCTCGACGGCATGCGGGGCAAGATGGAGGTGGGGCTGAAGGCGGTGTTCGACGAACGGCTGATCTACCGGGAGATCCTGGCCTCCTCCCCGGAGATCAGCCGACGCAGAGAAGCCGTGGCCCAGCTACCGCCGGACCGGGCGCACTGGCAGCTGGTGGAGATCGGCAGGATGGTGGAGGAAGCGCTGAAGGCCGAGAAGGCGCGGGTCCGTGAGGAGATCGTGGGAGCGCTCCGAGGGGCGTGTTGCGACTTCCGCCTCACCGACCGGCTCCTGGGCGAGCGGATGCTCATGAACGCGGCCTTTCTGGTGGAGCGCGCTCGGGAGGCCGCCTTCGAGCGGCAGGTGGATGCCCTGGCCGAGCGGTACGGGGAGCGAATCAAGTTCAAATACGTAACCGGCTTTCCGCCGTTCAACTTCGTCTGCCTCGTGGTCCGTTGGCTGGGACAGAGACATGCTGTTGCTTGACGATCTGCTGCTGCTGCCCGTCAAAGGGTTAGTCGGGATCCTGAGGAGGATCGGCGAGATGGCGGACCGCGAGCTCACCGACCGGGAGTACATGCAGGAGCGGCTGCTCGAGCTTCGTCTCCGCTACGAGATGGACGAGATTGACGAGCCGGAGTACCACCGGCAGGCGGTGCCATGGGAAGCGAAGCTCGAGGCCGCCGACCGGGCGGCCGAGGAGGCCGAAAGAGAGCTGGCCGGTTCCGCTGTTGGCCACGGAGAGGAGGGCTAGGCGATGGAGGGCGCGTTCAAGTGTCCCAACTGCGGCGCGACCACCTGGGGGGCCCTGAAGTGCTGCCCCAAGTGCGGCGAAGCGCTGACCCGGCGGTGCCCGGACTGCGGCGTAACGTGGCGGTACATCTACGACGGCGACTATCAGTACTGTCCCGCCTGCGGGGCCAGAGCGGCCTCGCCGCGTTAGGGGGCGGGTGATGCCGCAGCCGCCGCAGATCGCGCACGGCATCCAGGCCACCAACCTGGCCGACATCCTCGAGCGCGTCCTCGACAAGGGGATCGTCATCGCCGGCGACATCACGATCAGCCTGGCCGACGTCGAGCTGTTGAAGATCAAGATCCGGCTCCTCGTCGCATCGGTGGAGAAGGCGAAGGAGATGGGGATCGACTGGTGGCAGAGCGACCCCGCCCTCTCCTCGAAGGCTAGGGTCATGGAGGAGGAGAACCGGAACCTGAAGAAGCGCCTCGACCAGCTCGAGGCGCGCATCGGCGGCTAGGGGAGGAACGTATGAGAGGACGAGAAGGCGGAGGCGGGTTCGGCCTCGGCGATGTCTTCAGGGGAATGGGCGACCTCATCGAGCTCCTCAAGGAGATGGAGGCGGAGGGCAAGACCGAGGTGGCCCGCACGGGGGAGCTGCGGGGGAAGGGGCGGCTGAAGGACCTCAAAGGGGTCTATGGCTTCAGCGTTAAGGTAGGCCTGGGGGGTGAACCCACCGTTGAGACCTTCGGCAACATCCGCAAGGGCGAGGCAGGCCCCACCGTCGAGGAAGTGCGCGAGCCGTTGGTAGACGTCTTCGACGAGGGCGGTTCGATGCGCGTCCTGGCCGAAATGCCCGGCGTGGAAGCCGAGGACGTGCGGGTGGAACTCAACGACGACGTTCTCATCATCACCGCGGAGGGGAAAGACCGGAAGTACAGCAAGGAGATTCTGCTTCCCGCTAAGGGGCGCCGCGACTCCGTCCAAACCTCGTACCAGAACGGGATCCTCGAGGTTACCGCCGCCAAGGCCGAGGCGCGGCCATGAAGGTCGTCCTGTTCGGCGGCAAGGGAGGAGTCGGCAAGACGACCTTCGCCTCGGTTGCGGCGATACAGCTTGCCGAGTCCGGATCCCGCACGCTCCTGATGTCCACCGACCCGGCGCACTCGCTCTCCGACCGGCTGGAGCAGGAGATCGGCCCGGAGATCACGCCCGTCACGGGCGTTCCGAACCTGTGGGCGCTGGAGGTCTCGGCCGAGCGCCTGTACCTGAAGTTCAAGGGGGACCATGAGGGCGAGATCCGGAACATCCTGGAGACGACCTACTTGGACGAGGAGGACATCAGCGACCTGCTCTCCCTCTCGATTCCCGGGTTGGACGAGGTGATGGCGCTGAAGGAGCTGGTGGAGCTGGTGGACGGCGGGCAGTACGACTTCTATGTCGTGGACACGGCGCCGACCGGCCATGCCCTGAGGTTGCTCGGTCTTCCCCAACTGCTCGACGACTGGATCCGGGTCCTGGCCCGCATGAGCTACAAGTACCGCTACGTGGTCTCGCGGCTGGCCAGGCGCGAGATCCAAGGACCCGCGGAGGACTTCCTCTTCACCATGAAGCAGACGGTGAAAAAGGTGCAGGCCCTGCTGCGTGATCCCGAACGGTGCGAGTTCATCGTCGTCACCGTGCCCGAGATCATGGTGATGGCCGAGACCGGCCGGCTGGTCGAGGATCTCGCCCGTCTCAAGATCCCGGTGCGGCATCTGATCGTGAACCACGTGATCTCCGCGGAGCTTGCTCCTTGTCCTTTCTGCCGTGAGCGGTGGCAGGAACAGCGGCGGGTGATGCGGGGGTGTCAGCAGACCGTCTCTGCATACGAGGTGTGCGATGTGCTGGAGCTGCCTCACGAGATCCGAGGCCTCGGCCGGCTGAAGGAGCTGCGGCTCCCGGCGCCCTGGTTCAGGGAGGAGGCCGGGCGCGTGGCCACTGGCCGCGAGGATGGCGGGGAGCGGCGGTGGGGTGGGCGGGCGAGCCGGGAGCCGCCCGCCGCCGCGCGCGCCGCGGACCGTGGCGGCGAGGGGCGTGCGGCGGCGATGCCGCTGCCCCCTCCCGCCGCCGTTTAGGCGGGCTCGGCACGTGGCCCTCCTCTCAAGCGACGGTCTGGCGCTGCGGGTGGCCGAATCGATGCCCAAGGACGTGGGACGGGGCATCGCGCGAATGGACCCTGAAGACCTCAGGGCCCTGGGCGCCGAGGTGGGTCAGGTCCTCGAGATCAAGGGGAAGCGCCAGACGGTGGCCAAGGCCATGCCCGCCTATGCGGAGGCCCGAGGCAAAACCATCATCCAGATGGACGGGCTCACCAGGGCCAACGCGCAGGTGGGACTCGATGAGCGGGTGCAGGTGCGGAAGCTCTCCGCCAACCCGGCCGTCAAACTCGTTCTCTCACCGCTCTCACCGATGCGCGCGGTCCAGCGGGAGCCCGACAGCCGCTACCTCGGCCGGCTGCTCGAGGGTCTGCCCGTCGTCGTCGGCGATCGGATTCGCGCCACGCGGTTCGGGACGGTGGCCCAGGAGTTCACCGTCCTGGAGACGGCCCCCCCGGGGGCCGTCATCGTTCAACCCACCACGGTGCTGCGCATCAAGCAGGCCGAAGCGGCCGGGGAGGCGGCGAAAGTCTCCTATGAGGACATCGGCGGGCTCACCAAGGAGATCCGGCGCGTCCGGGAGATGATCGAGCTGCCGCTCAAGTACCCGGAGATCTTCGAGCGGCTGGGCATCGGCGCCCCCAAGGGCGTGCTGCTGCACGGTCCGCCGGGCTGCGGCAAGACGCTGATCGCCCGGGCCGTGGCCAGCGAGACCGACGCCACCTTCCTGGCGGTGAGCGGGCCCGAGGTGATCCACAAGTTCTACGGGGAGAGCGAAGCCAAGCTGCGCAAGATCTTCGAGGAAGCCGAGCGGCACGCGCCCAGCATCATTTTCCTCGACGAGATTGACGCCATCGCCCCCAAGCGCGAAGCGGTCGTGGGCGAGGTGGAGAAGCGGGTCGTGGCGCAGCTCCTCGCGCTGATGGACGGCCTCCGATCGCGGGGGCAGGTGATCGTCATCGGCGCCACCAACATCCCGAACGCCCTGGACCCCGCGCTGCGCCGGCCAGGGCGCTTCGACCGGGAGATCACCATAAGCATCCCCGACCGCAAGGGACGGCGGGAGATCCTGGAGATCCATAGCCGGGGGATGCCGCTCGCGGACGGGGTGGACCTCGAGCAGTTGGCGGACATGACCCACGGCTTCGTCGGGGCCGATCTTGAGGCCCTCTGCCGCGAGGCGGCGATGGCGGCTCTGCGGGGCATCCTCCCCCAGATCGACTTCGAGGCCGGCGCCATTCCCTATGAGGTCGTGGCGGAGCTACGCATAGACCGCGAGCACTTCGCCGAAGCCTTCAGGGACGTCGAGCCCTCGGCCCTCAGGGAGATCACCGTCGAGATCCCCGACGTCCGGTGGGACGCGATCGGCGGCCTCGAGGAGGTGAAGGAGGAGTTGCGGGAGGCTCTGGAGTGGCCGCTCACGTACGCCGGCCTGTTTCAGCACGCCGGCGCGCGGCCGCCCAAGGGGATCCTCCTCTACGGACCGCCCGGCACCGGCAAGACGCTGCTCGCCCAGGCCGTGGCCACCGAGAGCCAGGCCAACTTCATCTCCGTCAAGGGACCCGCCCTCATGTCGAAGTGGGTGGGGGAGTCGGAGAAGGGCATCCGGGAGATGTTCAAGCGCGCGAAGCAGGCCGCTCCCTGCCTGATCTTTTTCGACGAGGTGGACGCGCTGGCGCCGGTGCGCGGGGGAGCAGGCGACTCTCACGTCACCGAACGGGTGATCAGCCAACTCCTCACCGAGCTGGACGGGATCGAGGAGATGCGCGGAGTGGTGGTCCTGGGCGCGACCAACCGGCTCGACATCTTGGATCCCGCGCTGCTCCGGCCGGGGCGGTTCGACTCCCTGATCGCCATCCCCCTCCCGGATGAGGCGGCGCGGTTGGCCATCTTCGGGGTCCACTGCCGAGGAAGGCCGCTCGCCGAGGACGTAGACCTGGCGGCGCTGGCAAAAGGGAGCGAGGGCTGCTCCGGTGCCGACATCGAGGCCGTGTGCCGCAAGGGCACGATGCTGGCGATTCGCGAATACCTCAAGGCGCACCCGTGGGGCAGCGACCCCGCCTTTCGGGGCTACGCGCTGAGGATGTCCGATCTCGGCGAGGCGCTGGGGTCGCTTCGGGCAACGGAACCGGAGCGCGGATGGGCGAGGTGAGGGGGAGGCTCCTCGTGGTGGAGGATCAGCAGGATCTTCGCGAGCTGCTCGCCACGGCGTTTTCCCTCGAGGGGTACGCGGTCAGCACGGCGGCGAGCGGGGAGGAAGCGCTCGCTCTGGTGCAGCGAGAGGTGCCCGACCTGATCGTGCTGGACCTCGCGCTGCCCGGGATGGGCGGGATCGAGACGCTGAGGCGCATCAGGGAAGGCGGCCGCGCACCCCAGGTGGTGATCGTCACGGCTCACGGGACGCCGGCGCAGATGAGGGAGGCGATGGCGCTGGGCGTGCGCGAGTTCATCGGCAAGCCGTTCGACCTGGATAGGCTGCTCCGCGTGGTCGCCGGCGAGATGAAGGAGGTAAAGCCTCCACCGCGTGAGGGATGATGAGGAAGCTGCTGTACGTCCCCATCGTCCACAGCGTGGCGGACATGGGTTCCAAGGCGGAACCGCTGAAGCAGCGGTTC
Proteins encoded in this window:
- a CDS encoding response regulator, coding for MGEVRGRLLVVEDQQDLRELLATAFSLEGYAVSTAASGEEALALVQREVPDLIVLDLALPGMGGIETLRRIREGGRAPQVVIVTAHGTPAQMREAMALGVREFIGKPFDLDRLLRVVAGEMKEVKPPPREG
- the hsp20 gene encoding archaeal heat shock protein Hsp20 — encoded protein: MRGREGGGGFGLGDVFRGMGDLIELLKEMEAEGKTEVARTGELRGKGRLKDLKGVYGFSVKVGLGGEPTVETFGNIRKGEAGPTVEEVREPLVDVFDEGGSMRVLAEMPGVEAEDVRVELNDDVLIITAEGKDRKYSKEILLPAKGRRDSVQTSYQNGILEVTAAKAEARP
- a CDS encoding gas vesicle protein GvpG, whose translation is MLLLDDLLLLPVKGLVGILRRIGEMADRELTDREYMQERLLELRLRYEMDEIDEPEYHRQAVPWEAKLEAADRAAEEAERELAGSAVGHGEEG
- a CDS encoding ArsA family ATPase; protein product: MKVVLFGGKGGVGKTTFASVAAIQLAESGSRTLLMSTDPAHSLSDRLEQEIGPEITPVTGVPNLWALEVSAERLYLKFKGDHEGEIRNILETTYLDEEDISDLLSLSIPGLDEVMALKELVELVDGGQYDFYVVDTAPTGHALRLLGLPQLLDDWIRVLARMSYKYRYVVSRLARREIQGPAEDFLFTMKQTVKKVQALLRDPERCEFIVVTVPEIMVMAETGRLVEDLARLKIPVRHLIVNHVISAELAPCPFCRERWQEQRRVMRGCQQTVSAYEVCDVLELPHEIRGLGRLKELRLPAPWFREEAGRVATGREDGGERRWGGRASREPPAAARAADRGGEGRAAAMPLPPPAAV
- a CDS encoding CDC48 family AAA ATPase, with amino-acid sequence MALLSSDGLALRVAESMPKDVGRGIARMDPEDLRALGAEVGQVLEIKGKRQTVAKAMPAYAEARGKTIIQMDGLTRANAQVGLDERVQVRKLSANPAVKLVLSPLSPMRAVQREPDSRYLGRLLEGLPVVVGDRIRATRFGTVAQEFTVLETAPPGAVIVQPTTVLRIKQAEAAGEAAKVSYEDIGGLTKEIRRVREMIELPLKYPEIFERLGIGAPKGVLLHGPPGCGKTLIARAVASETDATFLAVSGPEVIHKFYGESEAKLRKIFEEAERHAPSIIFLDEIDAIAPKREAVVGEVEKRVVAQLLALMDGLRSRGQVIVIGATNIPNALDPALRRPGRFDREITISIPDRKGRREILEIHSRGMPLADGVDLEQLADMTHGFVGADLEALCREAAMAALRGILPQIDFEAGAIPYEVVAELRIDREHFAEAFRDVEPSALREITVEIPDVRWDAIGGLEEVKEELREALEWPLTYAGLFQHAGARPPKGILLYGPPGTGKTLLAQAVATESQANFISVKGPALMSKWVGESEKGIREMFKRAKQAAPCLIFFDEVDALAPVRGGAGDSHVTERVISQLLTELDGIEEMRGVVVLGATNRLDILDPALLRPGRFDSLIAIPLPDEAARLAIFGVHCRGRPLAEDVDLAALAKGSEGCSGADIEAVCRKGTMLAIREYLKAHPWGSDPAFRGYALRMSDLGEALGSLRATEPERGWAR
- a CDS encoding GvpL/GvpF family gas vesicle protein, which gives rise to MPDAAKYVYCIADLGPQRSFGPLGIGARGDEVTAIPYRDIAAVVSDSPRMRYRVNYENSAAHELAIEAVFAHHTVLPVRFGTLAEDDDDVRAMLELEYGEYRALLDGMRGKMEVGLKAVFDERLIYREILASSPEISRRREAVAQLPPDRAHWQLVEIGRMVEEALKAEKARVREEIVGALRGACCDFRLTDRLLGERMLMNAAFLVERAREAAFERQVDALAERYGERIKFKYVTGFPPFNFVCLVVRWLGQRHAVA
- a CDS encoding gas vesicle protein produces the protein MPQPPQIAHGIQATNLADILERVLDKGIVIAGDITISLADVELLKIKIRLLVASVEKAKEMGIDWWQSDPALSSKARVMEEENRNLKKRLDQLEARIGG